A genome region from Megalobrama amblycephala isolate DHTTF-2021 linkage group LG18, ASM1881202v1, whole genome shotgun sequence includes the following:
- the zgc:165573 gene encoding cysteine-rich and transmembrane domain-containing protein 1, with the protein MNYEQPPPYTGPGPTAPGYPPPNAPGYPPQGYPAQPYQGYPVNTDQPNPGYPNYPPGPPGSYPVQPGYQGYPQPPYGGPMYGEPPKNTVYVVEQGRREDSGDQACLTACWTALCCCCLWDMLT; encoded by the exons ATGAATTATGAGCAGCCTCCCCCCTACACAGGGCCTGGCCCCACTGCTCCAGGATACCCCCCTCCCAACGCTCCTGGATACCCTCCTCAGGGATACCCTGCACAGCCATACCAAGGATATCCAGTAAACACAGACCAGCCCAACCCTGGTTACCCGAACTACCCTCCAGGACCCCCTGGGTCATATCCGGTCCAGCCAGGATACCAGGGGTACCCACAACCACCGTATGGAGGCCCAATGTATGGGGAACCTCCTAAAAACACTG TGTATGTTGTGGAGCAGGGCAGACGGGAGGATTCTGGGGACCAGGCATGTTTAACTGCTTGTTGGACGGCTCTGTGTTGCTGTTGTCTCTGGGACATGTTGACTTAG